From Haloarcula sp. CBA1127, a single genomic window includes:
- a CDS encoding cation:proton antiporter, with the protein MSGAESLIGAVVLVVSLGVAAQLVADWLQIPSVAFLLVAGVLVGPQALGLVDPAIFGQAGLQAIVGLSVGIIVFEGAFHLTVERVREASREALGLVTIGAFVSLVGTAVAVKVVFGTTWPVAVLVGSLLIATGPTVITPIMQVVPVRDRVAAALETEGIINDVTAAILAVATFEFVIASQSSPVVVIEAFVARLAVGHVVGIAVGGGTALLLKRWHLSADNALQNARVVVLTAALLAYALGSMWLSEAGIAAAAVAGIVLGNAEIPHKEEVAGFKGGITLFVLSFVFIVLAAQLSLGDLRALGVGGLVVVIVVAALVRPLGVFLSTLGGRLTVRERMFVGAMGPRGIVPASVATLFAIELRPENPEAATVLVGTVFLVIFATVMFQGGLARHLAQALDILPMQTLIVGGGRVGRELAVRYESRGEEVVLIDSHEDTVERARAEGHRVVHGDATNATVLEEAGANRASVVVAATADDDVNLLVAQLATTRFDVDTVVARANQPDNVEAFEDLDVETISAGFAVADAIDDAVERPSLAHWLSDSGRTGDVLEVELSNDSLVDRTIEETADRLPDGCLVAMVSRNGTDRVPDSDFRLASGDNLTLVCETNEAMRDARRLCQGG; encoded by the coding sequence GTGTCCGGTGCAGAATCACTTATCGGCGCCGTCGTGTTGGTCGTGAGCCTGGGTGTCGCCGCGCAACTGGTCGCCGACTGGCTCCAGATCCCGAGCGTCGCGTTCCTGCTCGTCGCCGGCGTTCTCGTCGGCCCGCAGGCGCTCGGGCTGGTCGACCCCGCGATATTCGGGCAGGCCGGACTGCAGGCTATCGTCGGCCTCAGCGTCGGCATCATCGTCTTCGAGGGGGCGTTCCACCTCACTGTTGAGCGCGTCCGTGAAGCGTCCAGAGAGGCGCTGGGATTGGTGACAATCGGCGCGTTCGTCTCGCTTGTCGGAACCGCCGTCGCCGTCAAGGTCGTGTTCGGGACGACGTGGCCGGTCGCCGTCCTCGTCGGGAGCCTGCTTATCGCCACCGGACCGACGGTCATCACGCCGATCATGCAGGTAGTCCCAGTTCGGGACCGTGTCGCCGCGGCGCTGGAGACTGAAGGTATCATCAATGACGTGACCGCCGCCATCCTCGCGGTGGCGACGTTCGAGTTTGTCATCGCGAGCCAGTCCTCGCCGGTGGTTGTCATCGAGGCGTTCGTCGCCCGACTGGCCGTCGGCCACGTCGTCGGCATCGCCGTCGGCGGCGGCACCGCACTACTGCTCAAGCGGTGGCACCTGTCGGCGGACAATGCCCTCCAGAACGCCCGGGTCGTGGTCCTGACCGCGGCACTGCTGGCGTACGCGCTCGGAAGTATGTGGCTCTCTGAAGCCGGTATCGCAGCCGCCGCCGTTGCCGGTATCGTACTGGGGAACGCCGAGATCCCCCACAAAGAGGAGGTTGCCGGGTTCAAGGGCGGTATTACGCTGTTTGTGCTCTCGTTCGTGTTCATCGTGCTGGCGGCACAGCTCTCACTCGGCGACCTGCGTGCGCTCGGGGTCGGCGGGCTCGTCGTCGTCATCGTCGTCGCTGCGCTCGTCCGCCCGCTTGGCGTGTTCCTCTCGACGCTAGGTGGCCGACTGACAGTTCGAGAGCGGATGTTCGTCGGCGCGATGGGGCCGCGCGGTATCGTCCCGGCCAGCGTCGCCACGCTGTTTGCCATCGAACTGCGTCCCGAGAACCCCGAAGCTGCGACGGTCCTCGTCGGGACCGTTTTTCTTGTCATCTTCGCGACCGTCATGTTTCAAGGCGGGCTGGCCCGTCACCTCGCGCAAGCGCTTGACATCCTTCCCATGCAAACACTCATTGTCGGTGGCGGTCGTGTCGGCCGGGAACTGGCAGTACGGTACGAGTCACGCGGCGAGGAGGTCGTCCTCATCGACAGCCACGAGGACACGGTCGAACGGGCCCGGGCTGAGGGCCACCGTGTCGTTCACGGGGACGCGACGAACGCGACCGTCCTCGAAGAAGCAGGAGCGAACCGGGCGTCCGTCGTGGTCGCCGCGACCGCGGACGACGACGTGAACTTGCTCGTGGCACAGCTAGCGACGACCCGGTTCGACGTCGATACCGTGGTCGCCAGAGCGAACCAGCCGGACAACGTCGAGGCCTTCGAGGACCTTGACGTCGAGACTATCTCCGCCGGCTTCGCCGTCGCCGACGCAATTGATGACGCAGTCGAGCGACCGTCTCTGGCTCACTGGCTGTCGGATTCCGGTCGAACGGGGGACGTACTGGAAGTCGAACTCAGCAACGACTCGCTGGTCGACCGGACGATAGAGGAAACCGCTGACAGGCTCCCGGACGGCTGTCTGGTCGCAATGGTGAGCCGCAACGGCACAGACAGAGTCCCCGACAGCGATTTCCGCCTCGCCAGCG
- a CDS encoding aminomethyltransferase family protein, with protein sequence MTVLESVHEAHEATFREVGGRQVVDNYGRPERTHRAVRNVVGAMEYGYGVIVVTGEDCVDYVDNAVSNRVPDEDGAGCYALLLDPDGRVDTDMYVYNAGERLLVFTPPQKAEELAAEWADKTFIQDVEFEEATDDFAVFGVHGPKATEKIASVLHQTGTPPAPLTFERGELGDAGVSVIRTDDLTGEESYDVVCSADDAEAVFDTLVNRGLNAVPFGYQTWETLTLEAGTPLFDTEIEGALPNDLGLRNALDFEKGCYVGQEVVSRIENRGHPTQRLVGLAVEACPDPGAAVFAGDEHVGDVTRATQSPMREAPIALANLSWERPEAALKIRIDGEPVSAQQVDLPFIDGSAQSARLPTYE encoded by the coding sequence ATGACTGTTCTCGAGTCCGTTCACGAGGCCCACGAAGCGACGTTCAGGGAAGTCGGTGGTCGGCAGGTCGTCGACAACTACGGGCGACCGGAGCGGACCCACCGCGCGGTTCGGAACGTTGTCGGCGCGATGGAGTACGGCTACGGCGTCATCGTCGTCACCGGCGAGGACTGCGTCGACTACGTTGACAACGCCGTCTCGAACCGCGTGCCAGACGAGGACGGCGCGGGCTGTTACGCGCTCTTGCTTGACCCCGACGGCCGCGTCGACACGGATATGTACGTGTACAACGCCGGCGAGCGCCTGCTTGTGTTCACGCCGCCCCAGAAGGCCGAGGAACTGGCCGCAGAGTGGGCGGATAAGACCTTCATCCAGGACGTCGAGTTCGAGGAGGCGACAGACGACTTCGCCGTCTTCGGCGTCCACGGGCCGAAAGCGACAGAGAAAATCGCCAGCGTCCTCCACCAGACCGGTACCCCGCCGGCACCGCTGACCTTCGAGCGGGGCGAACTCGGCGACGCAGGCGTCTCCGTCATCCGGACGGACGACCTCACTGGCGAGGAGAGCTACGACGTGGTCTGTAGCGCCGACGACGCCGAGGCTGTCTTCGACACGCTGGTCAACCGCGGGCTCAACGCCGTCCCCTTCGGCTACCAGACCTGGGAGACGCTGACGCTTGAGGCCGGGACGCCGCTGTTCGACACTGAAATCGAGGGCGCGCTCCCGAACGACCTTGGCCTGCGGAACGCCCTGGACTTCGAGAAGGGCTGTTACGTCGGGCAGGAGGTCGTCTCGCGTATCGAGAACCGGGGCCACCCCACGCAGCGATTGGTCGGTCTTGCCGTCGAGGCGTGCCCGGACCCCGGTGCTGCGGTGTTCGCCGGCGACGAGCACGTCGGCGACGTGACCCGCGCCACACAGAGTCCGATGCGGGAAGCCCCGATTGCACTGGCGAATCTCAGCTGGGAACGGCCCGAAGCAGCGTTGAAAATCCGCATCGACGGCGAGCCGGTCAGCGCCCAGCAGGTCGACCTGCCCTTTATCGACGGCTCGGCGCAGTCGGCGCGGCTGCCGACCTACGAGTAG
- a CDS encoding 2Fe-2S iron-sulfur cluster-binding protein: MVATLIVETPTGETHELTAERGAVLRDVLLEADLSLHGRYATRVNCGGRGICATCGVRLAEPPDPDHWHDDLADRFGYPRLSCQLQVRDGMQVKLLDKRVWGSRQADDETD, encoded by the coding sequence ATGGTGGCAACGCTCATCGTCGAGACGCCCACCGGCGAGACCCACGAACTTACCGCCGAACGTGGGGCTGTCCTCCGGGACGTGCTGCTCGAGGCCGACCTCTCGCTACACGGCCGCTACGCCACGCGAGTCAACTGCGGCGGCCGCGGCATCTGTGCCACCTGCGGCGTCCGTCTCGCCGAACCGCCCGACCCCGACCACTGGCACGACGACCTTGCCGACCGATTCGGCTACCCCCGGCTTTCTTGTCAGTTGCAGGTTCGGGACGGAATGCAGGTCAAGCTGCTGGACAAGCGGGTCTGGGGGTCCCGACAGGCCGACGACGAGACGGACTGA
- a CDS encoding ACT domain-containing protein, with product MFDEIMQKFEDSPGQQDVIRLLLERGFSVNEDGRVVSGGIEIPNTGIAREADVDRRVVNATTDAILDDDDLRRIFRNISSVPSLLDLAPVLDLHAVTVTVRAADESGIVSTVTSAIADRGISIRQVLSEDPEFTDEPKLYVITDEELPGDLINEIRRLAFVRTIELA from the coding sequence ATGTTCGATGAGATTATGCAGAAATTCGAGGACTCTCCCGGCCAGCAGGATGTCATCCGCTTACTGCTGGAACGGGGGTTCTCGGTCAACGAGGACGGCCGCGTCGTCTCCGGCGGCATCGAGATCCCGAACACGGGTATCGCCCGCGAGGCCGACGTCGACCGGCGCGTGGTCAACGCCACGACGGACGCGATTCTCGACGACGACGACCTGCGGCGCATCTTCCGCAACATCTCTTCCGTTCCGAGCCTGCTTGACCTCGCGCCGGTGCTCGACCTGCACGCGGTGACTGTCACCGTCCGGGCCGCCGACGAGTCCGGCATCGTCTCGACGGTCACCTCGGCCATCGCCGACCGCGGCATCTCTATTCGGCAGGTCTTGAGCGAGGACCCAGAGTTCACCGACGAGCCGAAACTGTACGTCATCACCGACGAGGAACTCCCCGGCGACCTCATCAACGAAATCCGCCGGCTGGCGTTCGTTCGGACTATCGAACTGGCATAA
- a CDS encoding YigZ family protein translates to MTDSYRTVPGRGEARFEVRGSEFIGHVAPATTIEDAEAFVDAVGDEYADATHNVPAYRVRSDPFREYSSDDGEPSGSAGDPALNVLQQRDIENVVAVVTRYYGGTNLGVGGLASAYSRAVKDGVDDAGVVEEVPHEQFTVTVAYDDSGSVRSLLESAGVEFEADYEAEVVFDVRVATVQGSELRDRIRSATSGRAVIELE, encoded by the coding sequence GTGACGGACAGCTATCGGACCGTTCCGGGCCGCGGCGAGGCGCGCTTCGAGGTGCGGGGTTCGGAGTTCATCGGCCACGTCGCCCCAGCGACAACCATCGAAGACGCCGAGGCGTTCGTCGATGCCGTCGGCGATGAGTACGCCGACGCGACCCACAACGTCCCGGCCTACCGCGTCCGATCCGATCCCTTTCGGGAGTATTCTAGCGACGATGGCGAACCGAGTGGTAGCGCCGGTGACCCCGCGCTGAACGTCCTCCAGCAACGCGACATTGAGAACGTCGTCGCCGTCGTCACGCGGTACTACGGCGGGACGAACCTCGGCGTCGGCGGCCTCGCCAGTGCGTACTCCCGAGCGGTGAAGGACGGCGTTGACGACGCCGGCGTCGTCGAGGAAGTACCCCACGAGCAGTTCACCGTGACCGTCGCCTACGACGACTCGGGCAGTGTTCGGAGCTTACTCGAATCGGCGGGCGTCGAGTTTGAGGCCGACTACGAAGCCGAAGTCGTCTTCGACGTACGAGTCGCTACTGTGCAGGGTAGCGAACTGCGGGACCGGATCAGGAGTGCGACCAGCGGGCGGGCCGTTATTGAACTGGAGTAA
- a CDS encoding alpha/beta fold hydrolase, translating into MPTARNRDVSLYYEADGDGPTVVFINDVGYGAWLWGWHYDAVAGPYETVVWDLRGTGRSDAPAGPYDVETLAADLEAVLADHGVGSAHLVGAGLGGMIALEYAHQYSRARSLTLYCTAGSGDAIDRDALDALALDVPSSLDGVFSPAFREHDPDRMEQIADWRAEEDATGAARDAQANAMTAFDAPPLYEITQPAEVYYGLDDPVVSPEAAESLSADLPRGTGEAVEGRHCCFIEHAPAVTDRLLAMLDEQTE; encoded by the coding sequence ATGCCGACCGCACGCAACCGCGACGTGTCTCTCTACTACGAAGCCGACGGCGACGGCCCGACTGTCGTGTTCATCAACGACGTGGGGTACGGTGCGTGGCTCTGGGGCTGGCACTACGACGCCGTTGCCGGCCCCTACGAAACGGTGGTGTGGGATCTCCGCGGGACCGGCCGGTCGGACGCGCCCGCAGGACCGTACGATGTGGAAACACTGGCGGCCGACCTCGAAGCCGTGCTGGCCGACCACGGCGTTGGGAGCGCCCACCTCGTCGGGGCCGGCCTCGGTGGGATGATCGCGCTCGAATACGCACACCAGTACAGCCGCGCCCGCTCGCTGACGCTGTACTGCACGGCAGGCTCCGGCGATGCGATTGACCGGGACGCACTCGACGCGCTTGCGCTTGATGTCCCGTCGTCGCTCGACGGCGTGTTCTCGCCGGCGTTCCGCGAACACGACCCGGACCGCATGGAGCAAATCGCGGACTGGCGCGCCGAGGAGGACGCGACCGGCGCGGCTCGTGACGCGCAGGCCAACGCAATGACGGCCTTCGACGCGCCACCGCTGTACGAGATCACCCAGCCTGCCGAGGTGTACTACGGGCTGGACGACCCCGTTGTGTCGCCGGAGGCCGCAGAGTCGCTTTCGGCCGACCTCCCTCGTGGCACTGGGGAAGCTGTCGAGGGTCGACACTGCTGTTTCATCGAACACGCACCGGCGGTGACCGACCGATTGCTGGCGATGCTTGACGAGCAGACCGAATAA
- the hisB gene encoding imidazoleglycerol-phosphate dehydratase HisB codes for MTDRTAAVTRTTAETDIEVTLDVDGDGDSTIDTGIGFFDHMLDSFSTHGLFDLTVQCDGDLDIDDHHTVEDVAITLGEAFTEALDDKRGIRRFADRKVPLDEAVASVVVDISGRPYFAFDGEFSQASVGGMTSHMAQHFCRSLSMNAGLTLHCGVDGENAHHEIEALFKGLARALDDATRIDERRSDVASTKGEL; via the coding sequence ATGACTGACCGGACGGCAGCCGTCACGCGGACCACGGCCGAGACGGACATCGAGGTCACGCTCGACGTCGACGGCGACGGCGACAGCACCATCGACACCGGCATCGGCTTCTTCGACCACATGCTCGACTCGTTCTCGACCCACGGGCTGTTCGACCTGACCGTGCAGTGTGACGGCGATCTGGACATCGACGACCACCACACGGTTGAGGATGTCGCCATCACGCTCGGCGAGGCGTTTACCGAGGCGCTGGACGACAAGCGCGGCATCCGCCGGTTCGCCGACCGCAAGGTCCCGCTTGACGAGGCTGTTGCGAGCGTCGTCGTCGATATCTCCGGCCGGCCGTACTTCGCGTTCGACGGCGAGTTCTCACAGGCCTCTGTCGGCGGGATGACCAGCCACATGGCCCAGCACTTTTGTCGATCGCTGTCGATGAACGCCGGGCTGACGCTGCACTGTGGCGTCGACGGCGAGAACGCCCACCACGAAATAGAGGCGCTGTTCAAGGGTCTCGCCCGGGCGCTCGACGATGCAACCCGGATCGACGAACGCCGCTCTGACGTGGCGAGCACGAAGGGCGAGCTGTAG
- a CDS encoding sugar kinase, translating into MSLVTFGETALRFAPPSGQRFETAREASIRVDGTASGVAATAGRLGAEARWLSKVPDTPLGRRVVAELHEFGLETDIVWADPDAGRQGLTFHEDADPPRTERLLQDRGDTAMATVTPGELPMGEIQNADVVFTSGATLSLSETAADTTGALLRAAAGMRAFDLGFHPGLWDAEDAREALADLLPAVDTLFAAEEQVSAVFDTTGSPREVVHTLATEYDLTRVILTRSEYGAVAYHDGVIHEQDAIETSAVDESGQHEAFIGAVLQQLAAGADTDEALLHGVAAAALSRTLSGPLTPLEPSEVERLVDSQQSRRP; encoded by the coding sequence ATGTCACTCGTAACGTTCGGTGAGACTGCTCTCAGATTTGCTCCTCCAAGCGGACAGCGGTTCGAAACAGCCCGCGAGGCGTCGATTCGGGTCGACGGGACCGCAAGCGGGGTTGCGGCGACGGCCGGCCGACTCGGGGCTGAGGCACGATGGCTATCGAAGGTCCCGGACACGCCGCTCGGGCGGCGCGTCGTCGCGGAACTCCACGAGTTTGGTCTGGAAACAGACATTGTTTGGGCAGACCCGGACGCTGGGCGGCAGGGACTCACGTTCCACGAGGACGCCGACCCACCCCGTACCGAACGGCTGCTACAGGACCGCGGCGACACCGCGATGGCAACGGTGACGCCCGGCGAGCTGCCGATGGGCGAGATACAGAACGCGGACGTGGTGTTCACGTCAGGCGCAACCCTCTCGCTCTCTGAGACCGCCGCCGACACGACGGGGGCGTTGCTCAGAGCGGCCGCAGGGATGCGGGCGTTCGACCTCGGTTTCCACCCCGGACTGTGGGACGCCGAAGATGCCCGCGAAGCACTTGCAGACCTGCTACCAGCCGTCGACACCCTCTTTGCCGCCGAAGAGCAGGTTTCCGCGGTGTTTGACACGACAGGGAGTCCACGCGAGGTCGTGCACACGCTCGCAACGGAGTACGATCTCACCCGCGTGATTCTCACTCGGAGCGAGTACGGCGCGGTGGCCTATCACGACGGCGTCATTCACGAGCAGGATGCCATCGAGACATCTGCAGTGGACGAATCGGGACAACACGAGGCGTTCATCGGCGCGGTGCTCCAGCAACTGGCCGCCGGTGCTGACACGGACGAAGCGCTGCTCCATGGTGTTGCGGCAGCAGCGCTGTCTCGAACACTGTCCGGGCCGTTGACGCCGCTCGAACCGTCCGAGGTTGAGCGGCTCGTCGATTCACAGCAGTCCAGACGGCCGTAG
- a CDS encoding tyrosine-type recombinase/integrase yields the protein MSSDNHDKHKQIADRFGRTTDPLAEYNEGFWAMETEDGVDPFQLFLDEYVRNRDHSDDYIKNRERHVRQFRDFMTEHYDRHPACASSRHAMEWAKAFLNDGLSKRTVAKKLSTLQLAYTYFGNEPNFPHKTDFNPFGSAKGKIDLSKESPKDPYPIPLPELRDVIRDDIRHIRDRALIVTGFKTLLRASEVCNIRLSEVHIANSELQNHYPELGTHPALDGRPNAVYVPHDRDRNKRERPTIIPLDDELRRILLQYLLVRPDNDESWLFLSKTKGRKMDHTNVNDRWKEYFRPRYGPTDRFRGVSSHYGRHFGTTWFKVEQNWPRDLVKYLRGDKQSGGKIRSTRDAIDSYIHTYYEDIEDRYRGEVFKFRI from the coding sequence ATGAGTAGCGATAACCACGACAAACACAAACAGATTGCTGACCGCTTCGGTCGTACAACTGACCCGTTAGCCGAGTACAACGAGGGTTTCTGGGCCATGGAGACGGAAGATGGCGTTGACCCATTCCAGCTATTCCTCGATGAATACGTGAGAAACCGCGACCACTCCGACGATTATATCAAAAACCGGGAGCGGCACGTCCGGCAATTCCGGGACTTCATGACGGAACATTACGACCGGCATCCCGCGTGCGCGTCGTCTCGACACGCGATGGAGTGGGCGAAGGCGTTTCTCAACGACGGCCTTAGCAAAAGGACCGTTGCGAAGAAGCTGTCCACGCTACAGCTTGCCTACACCTACTTCGGGAACGAACCGAACTTCCCGCACAAGACGGACTTCAACCCCTTCGGGTCAGCTAAAGGTAAAATCGACCTCAGCAAAGAGTCACCAAAAGACCCGTATCCTATCCCACTCCCGGAACTTCGAGACGTGATTCGGGATGACATTCGTCACATCCGAGACCGCGCACTCATCGTTACCGGGTTCAAGACACTCCTCCGTGCGTCAGAAGTCTGTAACATCAGGCTCAGCGAGGTTCACATTGCCAACTCTGAGCTACAGAACCACTATCCAGAATTGGGTACACACCCGGCGCTTGATGGTCGTCCAAACGCGGTCTACGTCCCTCACGACCGGGACCGGAACAAACGGGAACGGCCGACAATCATCCCATTAGATGACGAATTACGGCGCATCCTTCTTCAATACTTACTGGTGCGGCCTGACAACGACGAGTCGTGGCTGTTCCTGAGTAAGACAAAGGGACGGAAGATGGACCACACGAACGTTAACGACCGTTGGAAAGAGTATTTCCGCCCGCGATACGGCCCGACTGACCGATTCCGGGGAGTGTCCTCTCACTACGGCCGTCATTTCGGAACGACCTGGTTCAAAGTCGAACAGAACTGGCCCCGCGACCTCGTCAAGTACCTGCGCGGCGATAAGCAAAGTGGTGGGAAAATCCGTTCGACCCGTGACGCTATCGACTCCTATATTCACACCTACTACGAGGACATCGAAGACCGCTATCGAGGCGAAGTCTTCAAATTCCGAATCTAA
- a CDS encoding carboxypeptidase regulatory-like domain-containing protein has product MISHRAVLTIVLLTLLGGVSGTAVAQSQVTLTVTVVDQDGDPLSGIDISATWDDGADGPSNETTRANGQALIDVPEGATVALQIHDDEYVRNVPYVVSDAEAESIEVAVSESATATVNAVTVNGQPAENARIRLYRDGNYVVDRNAGSDGTVTTQPVEEGEYSVIVTKPGFYRNLTTVPVSGETTTTVRISEGSVLLRASVVDEHFNDSRPIRDATVRVESDSGFDGTVPTLSDGTASVSVPVNDRYDVTVTKDGYETVERRVRVAEDETSIDVDIRRTPEITLSPDNRQVVVDANVRLTVTDEYDEPVANATVTRNGTEVGQTDADGEITAPVPTAGNVTFTATAGDLTTTTNVTAFRPGEETTTGGAAQTPESTATETTDGSGPGFTVALTMAALLAVAVLAHRRH; this is encoded by the coding sequence ATGATCAGTCATCGTGCTGTGTTAACAATTGTGTTGCTGACACTGCTGGGAGGGGTGTCGGGAACGGCTGTTGCACAGTCGCAGGTGACACTCACCGTCACCGTGGTCGATCAGGACGGCGACCCGCTCAGTGGTATCGATATCTCGGCGACGTGGGACGACGGCGCAGACGGGCCGTCCAACGAGACGACGCGGGCAAACGGGCAGGCGCTCATCGATGTTCCCGAGGGGGCGACCGTCGCGCTCCAGATACATGATGACGAGTACGTCCGAAACGTTCCGTACGTCGTTTCGGACGCCGAGGCGGAGTCCATCGAAGTGGCGGTCTCGGAGTCAGCGACGGCCACAGTCAACGCGGTGACGGTGAACGGCCAGCCGGCAGAGAACGCTCGCATCCGGTTGTATCGGGACGGGAACTACGTGGTCGACAGGAACGCAGGCAGCGACGGGACCGTTACGACACAGCCTGTCGAGGAGGGCGAGTACAGCGTCATCGTCACCAAGCCGGGGTTCTACCGCAACCTGACCACCGTACCCGTCTCGGGTGAAACAACGACCACGGTCCGGATTAGCGAGGGGTCGGTCCTGCTGCGGGCCTCGGTCGTTGACGAGCATTTCAACGATTCCAGGCCGATCCGTGACGCGACGGTTCGGGTCGAATCGGACAGCGGGTTCGACGGAACTGTACCAACGCTCTCAGACGGGACGGCATCGGTCAGCGTCCCAGTCAACGACCGCTACGATGTCACAGTAACGAAGGACGGCTACGAGACGGTCGAGAGACGCGTCAGAGTGGCTGAAGACGAAACGTCTATCGACGTGGACATCCGGCGTACTCCGGAGATTACGCTCTCTCCCGATAACAGACAGGTCGTCGTCGACGCGAACGTCCGGCTCACGGTTACCGATGAGTACGACGAACCGGTGGCGAACGCGACAGTGACTCGAAACGGGACCGAGGTCGGACAGACTGACGCGGACGGCGAGATAACGGCACCGGTCCCTACAGCCGGCAACGTCACGTTCACCGCAACAGCCGGAGACCTCACCACGACGACAAACGTCACCGCGTTCAGACCGGGCGAGGAGACGACGACAGGAGGGGCGGCCCAGACGCCGGAATCGACGGCGACCGAAACGACTGACGGCAGCGGTCCGGGCTTCACCGTCGCTCTGACGATGGCCGCACTGCTCGCAGTAGCTGTCCTCGCACACCGACGGCACTAA